From Sphingomonas nostoxanthinifaciens, a single genomic window includes:
- a CDS encoding Mrp/NBP35 family ATP-binding protein, with the protein MTDPAVLAAALDRIADPTSGRGLILSGRAAPPRIEGGTVDVLIDVTGLDPAARAALEAEVRAALAPVPGVATVRVALTAERAQGPRLIAVASGKGGVGKSTVAANLAVALARLGVRTGLIDADIYGPSQTRLMQTDTRPEAEDSRMIPTPTPFGVAMLSMGQLIAPGQAIAWRGPMVSNALGQMVDAHWGDTAVIIVDLPPGTGDVQLSMIQKHRPAGAVIVSTPQDLALIDAARAIDLFDKAGVPVIGLVENMAGYVCPSCGAVSDPFGTGGAEAEAATRNLPFLGRVPLSIDVRRASDAGEPPAAGDTAEGEPFRAIAARVAAWLNPAATPAF; encoded by the coding sequence ATGACCGACCCCGCCGTCCTCGCCGCCGCCCTCGACCGCATCGCCGATCCGACCAGCGGACGCGGCCTGATTCTCTCTGGACGGGCGGCGCCGCCGCGGATCGAGGGTGGGACGGTCGACGTGCTGATCGACGTGACCGGGCTCGATCCCGCCGCGCGCGCCGCGCTAGAGGCCGAGGTCCGTGCCGCGCTGGCGCCGGTGCCCGGCGTCGCGACCGTGCGCGTCGCGCTCACCGCCGAGCGCGCGCAGGGGCCACGCCTGATCGCCGTCGCCAGCGGCAAGGGCGGCGTCGGCAAATCGACCGTCGCCGCCAACCTCGCCGTCGCGCTGGCGCGGTTGGGGGTGCGCACCGGGCTGATCGACGCCGATATCTATGGGCCGTCGCAGACACGGCTGATGCAGACCGATACGCGGCCCGAGGCGGAAGACAGCCGCATGATCCCGACGCCGACCCCGTTCGGCGTCGCCATGCTCTCGATGGGGCAATTGATCGCGCCGGGCCAGGCGATCGCGTGGCGCGGGCCGATGGTCAGCAACGCGCTCGGCCAGATGGTCGACGCGCATTGGGGCGATACCGCGGTCATCATCGTCGATCTGCCGCCCGGCACCGGCGACGTGCAGCTGTCGATGATCCAGAAGCATCGCCCGGCCGGCGCGGTGATCGTGTCGACGCCGCAGGATCTGGCGCTGATCGATGCCGCGCGCGCGATCGACCTGTTCGACAAGGCCGGCGTGCCGGTGATCGGCCTGGTCGAGAATATGGCGGGCTATGTCTGCCCGTCGTGCGGCGCGGTCTCCGATCCGTTCGGCACCGGCGGCGCGGAGGCCGAGGCCGCGACGCGCAACCTGCCCTTCCTGGGCCGCGTGCCGCTGTCGATCGACGTGCGGCGCGCCTCCGACGCCGGCGAGCCGCCAGCGGCGGGCGACACGGCCGAGGGCGAACCGTTCCGCGCCATCGCCGCACGCGTGGCGGCGTGGCTGAACCCCGCGGCCACGCCGGCGTTCTGA
- a CDS encoding 16S rRNA (uracil(1498)-N(3))-methyltransferase: MPATPAWPPASTPRLFVDQPLGDGLHLSLDGPQANYLGAVMRLKPGDPVRLFDDRTGEWLAEVADAGKRTIALTVTRQLREREAVPDIWLLFAPIKKGPIDWLVEKATELGVARMQPIITRRTIVDRVNLDRLRAHAIEAAEQCDRTALPELAEPTTLDALLRGWDARRTLLFADETGGTPLAQAAGAAPAAILIGPEGGFTPEERDRIRATAGAVAIALGPRILRAETAAAAALAVWMATAGDWR, translated from the coding sequence ATGCCCGCCACCCCCGCCTGGCCGCCCGCCAGCACGCCGCGCCTGTTCGTCGACCAGCCATTGGGCGACGGCCTCCATCTGTCGCTGGACGGCCCACAGGCCAATTATCTCGGCGCGGTGATGCGGTTGAAGCCGGGCGACCCGGTGCGGCTGTTCGACGATCGCACCGGCGAATGGCTGGCCGAGGTTGCGGACGCCGGCAAGCGCACGATCGCGCTCACCGTCACGCGGCAGCTGCGCGAGCGCGAGGCAGTGCCCGACATCTGGCTGCTGTTCGCGCCGATCAAGAAAGGCCCGATCGACTGGCTGGTCGAGAAAGCAACCGAGCTCGGCGTCGCGCGGATGCAGCCGATCATCACCCGCCGCACCATCGTCGATCGCGTCAATCTCGACCGGCTGCGCGCGCACGCGATCGAGGCGGCCGAGCAATGCGACCGCACCGCATTGCCCGAACTGGCCGAGCCGACCACGCTCGACGCGCTGCTGCGCGGCTGGGATGCGCGCCGCACCTTGCTGTTCGCCGACGAGACCGGCGGGACGCCGCTCGCGCAGGCCGCCGGCGCCGCGCCCGCCGCGATCCTGATCGGCCCCGAAGGCGGCTTCACGCCGGAGGAACGCGACCGCATCCGCGCCACTGCGGGTGCGGTCGCGATCGCGCTCGGCCCGCGTATCCTGCGCGCCGAAACGGCGGCGGCGGCGGCGCTGGCGGTGTGGATGGCGACGGCCGGCGACTGGCGCTGA
- a CDS encoding alpha/beta hydrolase family protein has translation MKTPLRTAFAALLLAAAPAAIAAAPIAPARTFGPLDLFGLEAASDPQISPDGTKIVYVRKSNDIMTDRARSTLWLVDVKSGAQTPLVASAGAHLNPRWSPDGTRLAYISTADGGGAQLYVRWMTPGGGTARVTSLPSTPGAVAWSPDGTRLAYLLTVPGTAATLGTPLAKPEGAQWAPSLQVITKLVYRQDEGGYGAPGFDHLFVIAADGGSPRQLTFGSQDEEGPLSWTKDDRTILVASNRTDDAERNPNRTDIFAVDVASGATSQLTHRAGPNGNAVVSPDGAHIAYLGFEDRLLGSQTVLLSVMDRDGNHDRVLTAKLDRSVGSPVWAADGKAIYVKYDDHGVTRVARVGLDGAIRTEVEGLVQSVFDRPYTGGAFSVAKDGTVAFTGGTALRPADVMIAHGGAARRLTQLNEEALSAKALGQVRHLSVTSAFDRAPIDAWMVTPPDFDPSRKYPMILEIHGGPFAAYGPSFSSDDQLYAAAGYVVLYANPRGSTSYGEAFANQIHHSYPAHDYDDLMSAVDAAIADGHVDADRLYVTGGSGGGLLTSWIVGKTDRFKAAAAQKPVIDWASFVLTADQTNYFAKYWFGKFPWEDPQGYWARSPLSLAGNVKTPTLVVVGSADYRTPVSEAEQFYTALKLRGVPTELVKVPGANHEGLAEKPSQSAAKAEAILAWFGRYGGEPARP, from the coding sequence ATGAAGACCCCGCTCCGCACCGCTTTCGCCGCTCTCCTCCTCGCCGCCGCGCCCGCGGCCATCGCCGCCGCACCGATCGCGCCCGCGCGCACCTTCGGCCCGCTCGACCTGTTCGGGCTGGAGGCGGCGAGCGATCCGCAGATCAGCCCGGACGGGACGAAGATTGTCTACGTCCGCAAATCCAACGACATCATGACCGATCGCGCGCGCTCGACGCTGTGGCTGGTCGACGTGAAAAGCGGCGCGCAGACCCCGCTGGTCGCCAGCGCCGGCGCGCATCTCAATCCGCGCTGGTCGCCCGACGGCACGCGCCTCGCTTATATCTCCACCGCCGACGGCGGCGGCGCGCAGCTCTACGTCCGCTGGATGACGCCGGGCGGTGGCACCGCGCGCGTCACCAGCCTGCCCTCGACGCCGGGCGCGGTGGCATGGTCGCCCGACGGTACGCGGCTGGCCTATCTGCTGACGGTGCCCGGCACGGCCGCAACCCTCGGCACCCCGCTCGCCAAGCCCGAAGGCGCGCAATGGGCGCCGTCGCTGCAGGTCATCACCAAGCTCGTCTACCGGCAGGACGAGGGCGGCTATGGCGCGCCCGGCTTCGACCATCTGTTCGTGATCGCGGCCGACGGTGGCAGCCCGCGCCAGCTCACCTTCGGGTCGCAGGACGAGGAAGGGCCGCTGTCGTGGACGAAGGACGACCGCACGATCCTCGTCGCCAGCAACCGCACCGACGATGCCGAGCGCAACCCCAACCGCACCGACATCTTCGCGGTCGACGTCGCGAGCGGCGCGACCAGCCAGCTCACCCACCGCGCCGGCCCGAACGGCAATGCGGTGGTCTCGCCCGACGGCGCGCACATCGCCTATCTCGGCTTCGAGGACCGATTGCTCGGCAGCCAGACGGTGTTGCTGTCGGTGATGGACCGCGACGGCAACCATGATCGCGTACTGACCGCCAAGCTCGATCGCAGCGTGGGCAGCCCGGTATGGGCGGCCGACGGCAAGGCGATCTACGTCAAATATGACGATCATGGCGTGACGCGCGTCGCCCGCGTCGGCCTCGACGGCGCGATCCGCACCGAGGTCGAGGGATTGGTCCAGTCGGTGTTCGACCGGCCCTATACCGGCGGCGCTTTCTCGGTCGCGAAGGACGGCACGGTCGCCTTCACCGGCGGCACCGCGCTCCGCCCGGCCGACGTGATGATCGCGCATGGCGGCGCCGCGCGGCGGCTGACCCAGCTCAACGAGGAAGCGCTGTCGGCCAAGGCGCTGGGCCAGGTGCGTCATTTGTCCGTGACCTCCGCCTTCGATCGCGCGCCGATCGATGCGTGGATGGTGACACCGCCCGATTTCGATCCGTCGCGCAAATATCCGATGATCCTGGAGATCCACGGCGGGCCGTTCGCTGCCTACGGCCCGTCTTTCTCGTCGGACGACCAGCTCTATGCGGCGGCGGGATATGTCGTGCTCTACGCCAATCCGCGCGGCTCGACCTCCTATGGGGAGGCGTTCGCCAACCAGATCCACCACAGCTATCCCGCGCACGATTATGACGACCTGATGTCGGCGGTCGATGCCGCGATCGCGGACGGGCATGTCGACGCCGACCGGCTCTACGTCACCGGCGGCTCGGGCGGCGGACTGCTCACCTCGTGGATCGTCGGCAAGACCGACCGCTTCAAGGCGGCCGCCGCACAGAAGCCGGTGATCGACTGGGCGAGCTTCGTGCTCACCGCCGACCAGACCAATTATTTCGCCAAATATTGGTTCGGCAAATTCCCGTGGGAGGATCCGCAGGGTTATTGGGCGCGCTCGCCGCTCAGCCTCGCCGGCAACGTCAAGACGCCGACGCTCGTCGTCGTCGGCAGCGCCGATTATCGCACGCCGGTGAGCGAGGCCGAGCAATTCTACACCGCGCTCAAATTGCGCGGCGTGCCGACCGAACTGGTCAAGGTGCCCGGCGCCAACCACGAGGGGCTGGCGGAGAAGCCGTCGCAATCGGCCGCCAAGGCCGAGGCGATCCTCGCCTGGTTCGGACGCTATGGCGGCGAGCCGGCACGGCCCTGA
- a CDS encoding TldD/PmbA family protein codes for MSPAEAESRVAHLVAAARKAGADAADAVYFRNQSTEVQVRLGQLEDVGRSDGEEIGLRLFVGKRSASVSSSDLSTDALTALVERAAAMAREAPEDDYAGLAPADRLLTGDAVPIDGDDGEDPSPAALRERAQAAEEAARGIAGVTNSEGAGASAGRTIMALATSTGFARASVTSGYGCSASVIAGTGATMQRDYAYHSTRHLSDLEEAGAIGRRAGERAIARLNPGKLASGPMPVVYDPRVGTSLIGHLAGAITGGAIARRTSFLLGKLEEQVFARGVTIRDDPHRPRGLRSRAFDGEGLPTAPLDLVADGVLTTWLLDSASARQLGLAPTGHAARGGSGAPGAGTSNLYLAPGTHTVDELIGDIALGVYVTELIGQGVNGITGDYSRGASGFAIRDGKLAEPVAEITIAGNLAEMFLHLTPADDLEFRRAMDVPTVRIDGMIVAGA; via the coding sequence ATGAGCCCCGCCGAAGCCGAATCCCGTGTCGCCCATCTCGTCGCCGCTGCGCGCAAGGCCGGGGCGGATGCCGCCGATGCGGTCTACTTCCGCAACCAGTCGACCGAGGTGCAGGTGCGGCTCGGCCAGCTGGAGGATGTCGGCCGCTCCGACGGCGAGGAGATCGGCCTGCGCCTGTTCGTCGGCAAGCGTTCGGCCAGCGTCTCCTCGTCGGACCTGTCGACCGACGCGCTGACCGCTCTGGTCGAGCGTGCGGCGGCGATGGCGCGCGAGGCGCCCGAAGACGATTATGCCGGCCTCGCGCCCGCCGACCGGCTGCTGACCGGCGATGCGGTGCCGATCGACGGCGACGATGGCGAGGATCCCTCGCCGGCCGCGTTGCGCGAACGGGCGCAGGCGGCGGAAGAAGCTGCGCGCGGCATCGCCGGCGTCACCAACAGCGAGGGCGCGGGCGCGAGCGCGGGGCGCACGATCATGGCGCTCGCCACCTCGACCGGCTTCGCGCGCGCGTCGGTCACGTCGGGCTATGGCTGCTCGGCCAGCGTGATCGCGGGCACCGGCGCGACCATGCAACGCGATTATGCCTATCATTCGACCCGCCACCTGAGCGACCTGGAGGAAGCTGGCGCGATCGGTCGGCGCGCGGGCGAGCGCGCCATCGCCCGGCTCAATCCCGGCAAGCTCGCCTCCGGGCCGATGCCGGTGGTCTACGATCCGCGTGTCGGCACCAGCCTGATCGGCCATCTCGCCGGCGCGATCACCGGCGGCGCGATCGCGCGGCGCACCAGCTTCCTGCTCGGCAAGTTGGAAGAGCAGGTGTTCGCGCGCGGCGTCACCATCCGCGACGATCCGCACCGCCCGCGCGGCCTGCGCAGCCGCGCCTTCGACGGCGAGGGCCTGCCGACCGCGCCGCTCGATCTGGTCGCCGACGGTGTGCTCACGACGTGGCTGCTCGACAGCGCCTCGGCCCGGCAGCTCGGCCTGGCGCCGACCGGCCACGCCGCGCGCGGCGGCAGCGGCGCGCCGGGGGCGGGCACCAGCAATCTCTATCTCGCGCCCGGCACGCACACCGTGGACGAACTGATCGGCGACATCGCGCTCGGCGTCTATGTCACCGAATTGATCGGGCAGGGCGTCAACGGCATCACCGGCGATTACAGCCGTGGCGCCTCCGGTTTCGCGATCCGTGACGGCAAGCTCGCCGAACCGGTTGCCGAGATCACGATCGCGGGTAATCTGGCCGAGATGTTCCTGCACCTCACCCCCGCCGACGATCTGGAGTTCCGCCGCGCGATGGATGTGCCGACGGTGCGGATCGACGGGATGATCGTCGCCGGTGCCTGA
- the ubiA gene encoding 4-hydroxybenzoate octaprenyltransferase: MTSSPDTIVPDSERRGLVAALPAAVRPFYLLARFDRPIGGWLLFWPGAWAIALAGAAVARWDLLVLIGVGAVAMRGAGCVYNDIVDRDLDARVARTRDRPLASGRISLKAAWAFLLGLCLIGLAVLLCLDRTAQIVALASIAPVAAYPFMKRITWWPQAWLGIVFSWAALVGWPAATGTLAAPMAWLYAGAIAWVVGYDTIYALQDIEDDALAGVKSSARALGAHARGGIALFYVVALALWARALWLVRPEPLALAALLPMALHLGWQVAGLRVADPVDALRRFRSNRFAGLLMALACLVVGSASVL; this comes from the coding sequence GTGACATCTTCTCCCGACACGATCGTCCCCGATAGCGAGCGGCGCGGGCTCGTCGCGGCGTTGCCGGCGGCGGTGCGGCCTTTCTACTTGCTCGCGCGGTTCGACCGCCCGATCGGGGGATGGCTGCTGTTCTGGCCGGGCGCGTGGGCGATCGCGCTGGCCGGCGCGGCGGTCGCGCGCTGGGATCTGCTCGTGCTGATCGGCGTCGGGGCGGTGGCGATGCGCGGCGCGGGCTGCGTCTATAACGACATCGTCGACCGCGATCTCGACGCGCGGGTGGCGCGCACGCGCGACCGCCCGCTGGCGAGCGGGCGCATCAGCCTGAAGGCGGCGTGGGCGTTCCTGCTCGGCCTGTGCCTGATCGGGCTGGCGGTTTTGCTGTGCCTCGACCGGACGGCGCAGATCGTGGCACTGGCGAGCATCGCGCCGGTCGCCGCTTATCCCTTCATGAAGCGGATTACGTGGTGGCCGCAGGCGTGGCTAGGGATCGTCTTCTCGTGGGCGGCTCTGGTCGGCTGGCCGGCGGCGACCGGCACGCTCGCCGCGCCGATGGCATGGCTCTATGCCGGCGCGATCGCGTGGGTGGTGGGCTATGACACGATCTACGCGCTGCAGGATATCGAGGACGATGCGCTGGCGGGCGTGAAGTCTTCGGCGCGTGCGCTCGGCGCGCATGCGCGCGGCGGGATCGCTTTGTTCTATGTCGTGGCACTGGCGTTGTGGGCGCGCGCCTTGTGGCTGGTGCGGCCGGAGCCGCTGGCGCTCGCGGCATTGCTGCCGATGGCGCTCCACCTCGGCTGGCAGGTCGCGGGGCTGCGCGTCGCCGACCCCGTCGATGCGCTCCGCCGCTTCCGCTCGAACCGCTTTGCCGGCCTGCTGATGGCGCTCGCCTGCCTCGTCGTCGGCAGCGCCTCGGTTCTTTAA
- a CDS encoding dienelactone hydrolase family protein gives MDEDLRRRAIALYDRFTHDHGNRRAFMRDMVALTGSVAAAEMLAGSIAASPAAAAIVPPDDKRLKTSNIHWTVAPGRELHGYMALPAKARGHQPAVMVVHENRGLTDHIRDVARRVALAGFVACAPDFLSGVGGTPADEDQARAMIGKLDLAQTTADAVGTVRWLGGNAFATGKVGAIGFCWGGALVNRTAVAAGSALTAAVPYYGPAPDPSEAIKVKAAMLLHYGALDDRVNATGRPWVAALQAAGVPAQAYFYEGANHAFNNDTSAERYDPAAAKLAWERTIAFLKERLA, from the coding sequence ATGGACGAGGATCTGCGCCGGCGCGCCATCGCGCTCTACGATCGCTTCACGCACGACCATGGCAACCGTCGCGCCTTCATGCGCGACATGGTGGCGCTGACCGGCAGCGTCGCCGCCGCCGAGATGCTGGCCGGCAGCATCGCCGCCAGCCCCGCCGCCGCGGCGATCGTGCCGCCCGACGACAAGAGGCTGAAGACCAGCAACATCCACTGGACGGTCGCGCCGGGGCGCGAGTTGCACGGCTACATGGCGCTGCCCGCGAAGGCGCGCGGGCACCAGCCGGCGGTGATGGTGGTGCACGAAAATCGCGGGCTCACCGATCATATCCGCGATGTCGCGCGGCGCGTGGCGCTGGCCGGCTTCGTCGCCTGCGCGCCCGATTTCCTGTCGGGCGTTGGCGGCACGCCGGCCGACGAGGATCAGGCGCGCGCGATGATCGGCAAGCTCGATCTCGCCCAGACCACCGCCGATGCGGTCGGCACGGTGCGCTGGCTGGGCGGCAACGCCTTCGCCACCGGCAAGGTGGGGGCGATCGGCTTCTGCTGGGGCGGTGCGCTGGTCAATCGCACCGCGGTCGCCGCCGGCAGCGCGCTCACCGCCGCCGTGCCTTATTATGGCCCCGCGCCCGATCCGTCCGAGGCGATCAAGGTCAAGGCGGCGATGCTGCTCCATTATGGCGCGCTCGACGATCGGGTGAACGCCACCGGCCGGCCGTGGGTGGCGGCGCTGCAGGCGGCGGGCGTGCCCGCGCAGGCCTATTTCTACGAGGGCGCCAACCACGCCTTCAACAACGACACCTCGGCCGAGCGCTACGATCCCGCCGCCGCCAAGCTGGCGTGGGAGCGCACGATCGCCTTCCTCAAGGAGCGACTGGCATGA
- a CDS encoding CoA-binding protein has protein sequence MPLTADADIAALLAETRTIALVGASDRPGRPSYGVMKVLQDWGYRVLPVNPQITGEHVHGEYIWRELAQIGEPIDLVDIFRRPEAAGEAVDQAIAVGAKAVWLQIGVINHDAAARAEAAGLKVVMDRCPAIDLPRLRVPLVA, from the coding sequence ATGCCACTCACCGCCGATGCCGATATCGCCGCCCTGCTCGCGGAAACGCGCACCATCGCATTGGTCGGCGCATCGGATCGGCCCGGCCGGCCGAGCTACGGCGTTATGAAGGTGCTGCAGGACTGGGGCTATCGCGTGCTGCCGGTCAATCCGCAGATCACCGGCGAGCATGTCCACGGCGAATATATCTGGCGCGAGCTGGCGCAGATCGGCGAGCCGATCGATCTGGTCGATATCTTCCGTCGGCCCGAAGCCGCGGGCGAGGCGGTGGATCAGGCGATCGCGGTGGGCGCGAAGGCGGTGTGGCTGCAGATCGGCGTGATCAACCACGACGCGGCCGCGCGCGCCGAGGCGGCCGGGCTCAAGGTCGTGATGGACCGCTGTCCGGCGATCGACCTTCCACGGCTGCGGGTGCCGCTTGTGGCGTAG
- a CDS encoding glutamate--cysteine ligase, which translates to MTTRTADAGPDPLIESRADLIGLFARGEKTKDRWRIGTEHEKFVFSTTDHHAPSYEEKGGIHALMIGLTKFGWEPVYEGENIIALSGPDGAISLEPAGQFELSGAPLENLHETGAETARHIAQVNEIGAKLGMGFLGLGFWPDKTRAELPIMPKGRYEIMLRHMPRVGSLGLDMMLRTCTIQTNLDYASEADMVKKFRVSLALQPLATALFANSPFTEGKPNGFLSYRSHIWTDTDPHRTGMLPFVFEDGFGYERYADYMLGVPMYFVFRDGKYIDAAGLDFRDFLAGKLSVLPGETPRIADWSDHLSTAFPEVRLKSFLEMRGADGGPLETISALPAFWVGLLYDDQALDAAWDEVKHWTIEDHRRIRAEVPKLGLAATGPRGRTFQQLGKQILEISRRGLAARRRLNAAGDDETGFLAPLHEIVESGKVPAQRLLDLYHGAWGGDLSRVYETARY; encoded by the coding sequence ATGACGACGCGTACGGCCGACGCCGGCCCCGACCCCCTGATCGAGAGCCGGGCCGACCTGATCGGTCTGTTCGCCCGTGGCGAAAAGACCAAGGATCGCTGGCGGATCGGCACCGAGCACGAGAAATTCGTCTTCTCGACCACCGATCATCACGCCCCCTCCTACGAGGAGAAAGGCGGCATCCACGCGCTGATGATCGGCCTCACAAAATTCGGGTGGGAGCCGGTCTATGAGGGCGAGAATATCATCGCGCTCTCCGGCCCCGACGGCGCGATCAGCCTCGAGCCCGCCGGCCAGTTCGAATTGTCGGGCGCGCCGCTCGAAAACCTTCACGAGACCGGCGCAGAGACCGCCCGCCATATCGCGCAGGTGAACGAGATCGGCGCGAAGCTTGGCATGGGTTTCCTCGGCCTCGGCTTCTGGCCGGACAAGACCCGCGCCGAGCTGCCGATCATGCCCAAGGGCCGCTACGAGATCATGCTGCGCCACATGCCGCGCGTCGGCAGCCTCGGGCTCGACATGATGCTGCGCACCTGCACCATCCAGACCAACCTCGATTATGCGAGCGAGGCGGACATGGTGAAGAAGTTTCGCGTCAGCCTCGCGCTGCAGCCGCTCGCGACCGCCTTGTTCGCCAATTCGCCCTTCACCGAGGGCAAGCCCAACGGCTTCCTCTCCTATCGCAGCCACATCTGGACCGACACCGATCCGCACCGCACCGGCATGCTGCCGTTCGTGTTCGAGGACGGCTTCGGTTACGAGCGCTACGCCGATTACATGCTCGGCGTGCCGATGTATTTCGTGTTCCGCGACGGCAAATATATCGACGCGGCGGGGCTCGATTTCCGCGATTTCCTCGCCGGAAAATTGTCGGTGCTTCCGGGCGAGACGCCGCGCATCGCCGACTGGTCCGATCATCTGTCGACCGCTTTCCCCGAGGTGCGGCTGAAGAGCTTCCTCGAGATGCGTGGCGCCGACGGCGGCCCGCTCGAGACGATCTCGGCGCTGCCGGCTTTCTGGGTCGGGCTGCTCTACGACGATCAGGCGCTCGACGCGGCGTGGGACGAAGTGAAGCACTGGACGATCGAGGACCATCGCCGCATCCGCGCCGAAGTGCCGAAGCTCGGCCTCGCCGCCACCGGCCCGCGCGGGCGGACCTTCCAGCAGCTCGGCAAGCAGATCCTCGAAATCTCGCGCCGCGGCCTCGCCGCACGCCGTCGCCTCAACGCCGCGGGCGACGACGAGACCGGCTTCCTCGCGCCGCTGCACGAGATCGTCGAAAGCGGCAAGGTGCCGGCGCAGCGCCTGCTCGACCTGTATCATGGCGCATGGGGTGGCGACCTCAGCCGCGTCTACGAGACCGCGCGCTACTGA
- the hflK gene encoding FtsH protease activity modulator HflK has protein sequence MTERMPGVVLNEGGPWGGGSGGNESNEPKRPWGSGGPRRRPGPTGPSALDALIRRGRARLSGGGGGGRHPEIELGGLWRWAVLGAFLLWIAVTSTHTIGPQQRGVITRLGKYAGTLQPGLGFSLPAPIDIVTKIDVDNIHVIDIDTGADGAQGQNLMLTGDENIIDLAYSVRWDIRDPELYLFELADPDGTIKEVAESAMREAIARVTLNEAIGARRSQIEARVAERAQEILDRYHAGVLIQGVAIKQADPPSGVMDAFKEVSAAQQTAQSYLNQAHAYATQVTAKAQGEATAFDKVYEQYKLAPEVTRQRMYYETMEKVLAKTDKTIVEAQGVTPYLPIQPAQRPQPAPQGK, from the coding sequence ATGACAGAAAGAATGCCGGGCGTGGTGTTGAACGAGGGCGGCCCCTGGGGCGGGGGCTCCGGCGGAAACGAGTCCAACGAGCCGAAGCGCCCGTGGGGCAGCGGCGGTCCGCGCCGGCGGCCCGGCCCGACCGGCCCCTCGGCGCTGGACGCGCTGATCCGGCGCGGTCGCGCGCGGCTGAGCGGCGGCGGTGGCGGCGGTCGCCATCCGGAGATCGAGCTTGGCGGCCTGTGGCGCTGGGCGGTGCTCGGCGCGTTCCTGCTCTGGATCGCGGTGACCAGCACGCACACGATCGGCCCGCAGCAGCGCGGCGTCATCACGCGGCTCGGCAAATATGCCGGTACGCTGCAGCCGGGCCTCGGTTTCTCGCTGCCCGCGCCGATCGACATCGTCACGAAGATCGACGTCGACAACATCCACGTCATCGACATCGACACCGGCGCGGATGGCGCGCAGGGCCAGAATCTGATGCTCACCGGCGACGAGAACATAATCGATCTGGCATATTCGGTGCGCTGGGACATTCGCGATCCCGAGCTTTATCTGTTCGAGCTGGCCGATCCGGACGGCACGATCAAGGAAGTCGCCGAGAGCGCGATGCGCGAGGCGATTGCCCGCGTGACTCTGAACGAGGCGATCGGCGCGCGGCGCAGCCAGATCGAGGCGCGCGTGGCCGAGCGCGCGCAGGAGATCCTCGACCGCTATCATGCCGGCGTCCTGATCCAGGGCGTCGCGATCAAGCAGGCCGATCCGCCGAGCGGCGTGATGGACGCGTTCAAGGAAGTGTCCGCCGCGCAGCAGACCGCGCAATCCTATCTCAACCAGGCGCATGCCTATGCGACGCAGGTCACCGCCAAGGCGCAGGGCGAGGCGACCGCGTTCGACAAGGTCTACGAGCAATACAAGCTCGCGCCCGAAGTGACGCGCCAGCGTATGTATTACGAGACGATGGAGAAGGTGCTGGCCAAGACCGACAAGACGATTGTCGAGGCGCAGGGCGTGACGCCCTATCTGCCGATCCAGCCGGCGCAGCGGCCGCAACCCGCGCCGCAGGGGAAGTAA
- a CDS encoding 3'(2'),5'-bisphosphate nucleotidase CysQ, protein MPDALVDAVAAAARDAGRLALDRTGTDYRRWEKAPGHPVCEIDLAVDVMLKHRLRAIDPEAGWLSEETADDPARLDRRRVWVVDPIDGTRDYLRGRSGWCVSIALVEEGRLVLGVLEAPALGQTYVATVGGGAWRNGAALHASDRTALSGARVPTDTLPKGDDDLVMVGRPNSIALRMAMVAADEADLCATIRWGHEWDIAAAALIVTEAGGCATDVLGRPVRYNSQRGEVFGVLASAPGLHTLARDRLEERADAAFAR, encoded by the coding sequence GTGCCTGACGCGCTGGTCGATGCCGTCGCGGCGGCCGCACGCGATGCGGGCCGCCTCGCGCTCGACCGGACGGGCACGGACTATCGCCGCTGGGAAAAGGCACCCGGCCACCCGGTGTGCGAGATCGATCTCGCGGTCGACGTGATGCTGAAGCATCGCCTGCGCGCGATCGATCCCGAGGCGGGCTGGCTGTCGGAGGAGACCGCCGACGATCCCGCGCGGCTCGATCGCAGGCGGGTATGGGTGGTCGATCCGATCGACGGCACGCGCGATTATCTGCGCGGGCGCAGCGGCTGGTGCGTCTCGATCGCCTTGGTCGAGGAGGGGCGGCTGGTGCTCGGCGTGCTGGAGGCGCCGGCGCTCGGCCAGACCTATGTCGCCACCGTCGGCGGCGGGGCGTGGCGCAACGGCGCGGCGCTTCATGCGTCGGATCGGACGGCGCTGTCCGGTGCGCGCGTGCCGACCGATACGCTGCCAAAGGGCGACGACGATCTGGTGATGGTCGGGCGGCCCAATTCGATCGCGCTGCGCATGGCGATGGTCGCGGCCGACGAGGCCGACCTGTGCGCCACGATCCGCTGGGGGCATGAATGGGATATCGCCGCGGCGGCGCTGATCGTCACCGAGGCGGGCGGCTGCGCGACCGACGTGCTCGGCCGGCCGGTCCGTTACAACAGCCAGCGCGGCGAGGTGTTCGGCGTGCTGGCGAGCGCCCCCGGCCTCCATACGCTCGCTCGCGACCGATTGGAGGAGCGCGCCGATGCGGCATTTGCGCGCTAG